A stretch of DNA from Dokdonia sp. PRO95:
AGCCAGGACTTACCGGGTGGGCGCAAGTAATGGGTGGTTATGCAAGCTCTGAAGAAGGTTCTCTAGAAAAGCTACAGTATGACTTATATTATATCAAGCACCGTAACCTCTTTATGGATTTAAGTATAGTCCTTAAAACCATTAGTACTATAGTCAATTTTAGAGGACAGTAATACTAGTCCTCGTTACCATTTGTTCTTGTAACTTTAATTCTTCTAAGCATAAATACATAGCGTATCATAATTGCTAAAAGGAGCGGCAAAAGAGATAGCGCAAATCGCTGGACTCCTATAATCCAGTGAAAGAAAAGCAGCGACATCATAATCACAGCCAATTTCATATAAGGATACACCCATTGTGGCGGCTGTACTCTTTTTACAGCAAATGCCGCTAGTATATGAAATGGGAAGGCCCATAGTAGATTATAATTCCACGCCGTGGCATTGTGATCTGTGCCAAACCATAATGAAAAAACGACAACTCCTACAAGACCTGTGATTAGTAAAATACTCGTGTCTAGACATCCTAGCGGATTTTCATTCTTATGATCTTTGTAGGTTTTGTAAATGATAAACCCTGCTAGAAGTCCAAGTATAAACAATGGACTTAGTAAAAAATTAGCACTATAACTATGTTTTACTTGAGGTGAAAATACCGTTTTGGCTTCTTTTACGAGTGGTAGTGTTCCTGAAGGTGTATTTATCGTAGCTTCTTGAAAAGCATACATAAGCTCATGTGGTAAAAACAAGTACTCTTCTGGAGTGGCAGTTCTATCAATTACAGACCCCAGTGCGATATCAATCCCCATACTTCCCCAAGTATTCCACGATACGTATTCATGTATGAGATCGCGGTGTGTCATGCCAGCTTCTTGGTGATCATAGCTCATTGTCACATTAGCTTCATTTTTAATGATTTCAAATGGTCTTGTCGAGCAATTATCGTAGAAGAAATCATATTTGTAATATTTGTTTTCTTCTTTAGCATTATTCACCAAAAATTCAAAGACATCTTGTTTTTGACCTTGAGTGAGCTCTAGTTCTTGAGACTCAATCCATCGTTGCTGGAGCTTATAACTATATTCAAAATCTTCATACTTATCTACCCCTACTTCATACAATAATTTTCCTCTTGTAAACTTCAG
This window harbors:
- a CDS encoding DUF4105 domain-containing protein; translated protein: MKNLILLAFLCFSTLGFTQNTFISLSDEASINLITIGPGAVLNDAFGHNAIHVRDYKKGLDIVFNYGKFNFKTPNFYLKFTRGKLLYEVGVDKYEDFEYSYKLQQRWIESQELELTQGQKQDVFEFLVNNAKEENKYYKYDFFYDNCSTRPFEIIKNEANVTMSYDHQEAGMTHRDLIHEYVSWNTWGSMGIDIALGSVIDRTATPEEYLFLPHELMYAFQEATINTPSGTLPLVKEAKTVFSPQVKHSYSANFLLSPLFILGLLAGFIIYKTYKDHKNENPLGCLDTSILLITGLVGVVVFSLWFGTDHNATAWNYNLLWAFPFHILAAFAVKRVQPPQWVYPYMKLAVIMMSLLFFHWIIGVQRFALSLLPLLLAIMIRYVFMLRRIKVTRTNGNED